In Fusarium oxysporum f. sp. lycopersici 4287 chromosome 11, whole genome shotgun sequence, the following are encoded in one genomic region:
- a CDS encoding glutamate decarboxylase: MGHLSVVHTARSRGSRASQVQLPDKEDVFTTASYGSRFARMELPRHQMPESEMPRDTAYRLIKDHLSLDNNPTLNLASFVTTYMEDEAQQLMSEAFPKNFIDYEEYPQSADIQNRCVSIMGNLFHAPAGLSVGTSTIGSSEAIMLAVLAMKRRWKARRLAEGKATDSPNFVMSSAVQVVWEKAMRYFEIEERFVYCTSDRYVLDPAEAINLCDENTIGICMILGTTYTGEYEDVKGLNDLLIERKIDIPIHVDAASGGFVAPFIIPDLEWDFRCEKVVSINVSGHKYGLVYPGVGWVIWRAPEYLPQELVFNINYLGANQSSFTLNFSKSASQVIGQYYQLIRLGKHGYRSIMSNLTRNADYLAEAVEKQGFLIMSERNGRGLPLVAFRFRTLEEGGEDRHYDEFALAHHLRCRGWVVPAYTMAPKSNVKMLRIVVREDFTRSRCDSLIEDLLICHRLLKDMDQETAKMLQEHINKHVTSTGKGEKAHPVYANETHSLQGKTGKTHSVC, encoded by the exons ATGGGTCATCTTTCCGTCGTCCATACTGCCCGCTCCCGTGGCTCCAGGGCATCTCAGGTGCAACTCCCTGACAAGGAGGATGTCTTCACAACCGCAAGCTATGGCTCGCGATTCGCCCGCATGGAGTTGCCACGCCATCAGATGCCTGAGAGTGAGATGCCCCGTGACACTGCTTATCGCTTGATCAAGGATCACCTTAGCCTCGATAACAACCCCACCCTAAA CCTGGCCTCCTTCGTCACCACTTACATG GAAGACGAAGCCCAGCAGCTGATGTCAGAAGCATTTCCTAAAAACTTTATTGACTACGAGGAATACCCCCAATCTGCCGACATTCAGAACCGCTGTGTTAGTATAATGGGCAATCTATTCCACGCGCCTGCTGGCCTCTCTGTCGGAACTTCTACTATCGGCTCGTCAGAGGCCATTATGCTCGCGGTTCTCGCTATGAAAAGGAGGTGGAAAGCACGGAGACTTGCAGAGGGTAAGGCCACTGATAGTCCTAATTTCGTTATGTCCTCGGCAGTTCAGGTCGTCTGGGAGAAGGCCATGCGCTATTTTGAGATCGAGGAGAGGTTTGTTTATTGCACGTCCGACCGCTATGTCCTTGATCCTGCTGAGGCTATTAACCTATGCGATGAAAATACTATCGGCATCTGTATGATCCTCGGCACGACCTATACCGGCGAATACGAAGACGTCAAAGGTCTTAATGACCTTCTTATTGAACGGAAGATTGATATACCTATCCATGTGGACGCTGCGAGCGGTGGTTTTGTTGCCCCGTTTATTATCCCCGACCTCGAGTGGGATTTTCGATGCGAAAAAGTCGTTTCTATCAACGTCTCTGGCCACAAG TACGGTCTTGTCTACCCTGGCGTCGGCTGGGTCATCTGGCGAGCCCCAGAATACCTTCCCCAGGAGCTGgtttttaatattaattacctcGGGGCTAACCAATCGTCTTTTACTCTTAATTTTTCAAAAAGCGCTTCCCAGGTTATTGGCCAGTATTATCAACTGATCCGCCTTGGTAAACATGGTTACCGTAGCATCATGAGTAACTTGACTCGCAACGCAGATTACCTAGCTGAGGCAGTCGAGAAGCAGGGGTTTTTAATTATGTCAGAGCGCAATGGAAGAGGATTGCCCCTTGTAGCCTTCCGATTCCGTACCCTGGAAGAGGGTGGCGAGGATCGTCACTACGACGAGTTCGCGCTCGCACACCACCTTCGTTGTCGAGGCTGGGTGGTCCCTGCGTATACTATGGCGCCTAAGTCTAATGTCAAAATGCTTCGCATTGTCGTGAGGGAAGATTTCACCCGGTCGCGTTGCGACTCACTTATCGAGGACCTTCTGATCTGCCACCGTCTCCTCAAAGATATGGATCAGGAGACCGCCAAGATGTTGCAGGAACATATCAACAAGCACGTCACGTCAACAGGCAAGGGTGAGAAAGCTCACCCTGTCTACGCA AACGAGACACATTCTCTCCAGGGCAAGACGGGCAAGACCCACTCAGTCTGTTAG
- a CDS encoding hypothetical protein (At least one base has a quality score < 10) yields MYEVNQGRLQILPDSALSFTEATGSLGAANPSRPSQSCQLSADRVRFDVPLEPVQRHTTDTAFAEMSRRSSDAPRRNLSYAQRPVAGIYYHSRAATQKKYRRRATTILEYCDENPHLLPQLPFTWHHGWKRWKLFIFALLVFVDALVIPITLYYGMRYAGEVEGWIIFAIVATIWGGPTYLEFAIRTLRLMKVDKFYRPLGTNYRWCFDMLTWVSVLTITFVTALFTVGSAPHNVWLRVLCMPAPAILYCLGGVLFLITLYSYMGWAAPFRISSTARGEKVLPGVYYFIEDIVAVNAGGGRPYPEALVARYKASPRFRRMIYMQSWFWSIPALNLAIPLTIISVIPQVPATVAYGVAWIVPFLWATIWGIITIQWCKRDIARERREWEAAI; encoded by the exons ATGTACGAGGTGAATCAAGGCCGTCTTCAAATCCTTCCCGACTCAGCCCTCTCATTTACAGAAGCCACCGGATCCCTTGGCGCCGCGAACCCTTCTCGACCCTCCCAGTCATGCCAGTTATCCGCCGACCGCGTGCGCTTTGATGTTCCTCTAGAACCTGTTCAACGACACACAACCGACACAGCTTTTGCAGAAATGTCCCGGCGAAGCTCGGATGCGCCTAGACGAAACCTCTCGTATGCCCAGCGACCCGTAGCCGGCATCTACTACCATTCCCGAGCTGCCACCCAGAAAAAATACCGACGACGAGCAACGACCATTCTAGAGTACTGCGATGAGAATCCTCATTTGCTTCCACAACTACCGTTTACGTGGCACCATGGCTGGAAGCGCTGGaagctcttcatctttgcCCTTCTAGTCTTTGTCGATGCATTGGTAATTCCAATCACTCTTTATTACGGCATGCGCTACGCTGGCGAAGTCGAGGGATGGATCATCTTTGCAATTGTGGCCACCATTTGGGGCGGTCCTACTTATCTCGAGTTCGCCATCCGTACGCTCCGATTGATGAAAGTTGATAAATTCTACCGCCCTCTCGGAACGAATTATCGGTGGTGCTTTGACATGCTGACCTGGGTATCGGTCCTCACCATCACTTTTGTCACTGCCCTCTTTACTGTCGGAAGTGCTCCTCACAATGTCTGGTTGCGAGTGTTGTGCATGCCTGCTCCAGCGATTCTCTACTGTCTTGGTGGCGTTCTGTTTCTCATCACCTTGTATAGTTACATGGGCTGGGCAGCACCATTTCGAATTAGCTCAACGGCCAGAGGAGAAAAG GTACTGCCCGGTGTGTACTATTTTATCGAGGATATTGTGGCCGTCAATGCCGGTGGTGGCCGCCCATACCCAGAAGCTTTGGTTGCCCGTTACAAAGCTAGCCCTCGCTTCCGACGAATGATTTACATGCAGTCCTGGTTCTGGTCCATCCCAGCCCTGAATCTCGCCATTCCCTTGACCATCATCTCAGTCATTCCTCAAGTACCTGCAACGGTTGCATACGGCGTCGCTTGGATAGTCCCCTTCCTATGGGCCACCATCTGGGGCATCATCACCATTCAGTGGTGTAAGAGGGATATAGCTCGAGAAAGGCGAGAGTGGGAGGCAGCCATTTAG